The genomic region GCTATTGAAGAAAGATGGGGAATAAAAGCTTATACTCTTCCTGAAAATCATCCAGCTTGGGAATTAGAGGCATATTATCTTGCTCAAGGGCTTATGAATTTTATTTTAACTGTTTCCCCTAAAAAAATTATCTTAGGTGGAGGAGTCATGAAACAAAAACAACTGTTCCCATTAATTAGAAAATATTTACAGAATTTATTAGGAAATTATATTACTACAAAGGAAATTTTAGAAAATATTGATGAATATATTGTATATCCTGAATTAGGAGATAATGCTGGTATTTTAGGTTGTGCAGCTTTAGCCCTTCAAAATTAAAAAAAAAGAGTAGGGTTTATATAACCTTACTCTTTTTTACTATATTTAATTATAAAAATCATCTAAATTATCTATTTGAGAATAAATAACTGCTCCTAGTTTATATGGGTTATGTCGAATCTTCTTATTTTCATCAACTCTTACAATTTTTTCATCGCAATAATCAATTTTTAATTTTTCTAAATTATTTTTATCAATAACCACAGGAGAGCTTCCCTCTTCTAAATATCTTTCTAGAATATCAGCTGACATTTTTCTTGAATCAAATATAACCTTATCAATCATATGGTATCCCACATGTTTATTTATAGATAAAATATGATCTGATACTGTGTATCCCTCTGTTTCTCCTGGTTGTTCCATAGCATTACAAACATATATTTTTTTACTTTTAGAATTTCTCAAAGCTTCTTGCATATCTTCACTAAGCAAATTAGGAATAATACTTGTGTATAAACTTCCAATACTAAAAATTATCATATCAGCTTTTTTTATAGCATCTATATTTTCTTTTGGAGTTTTTACATCTTTAGCATAAAAAATTCTTTTTATTTTTTCCCCAGGAACTGGAATATTACTTTCTCCCATTCTTAATTTACCATTTTCTTTTTCAGCAATTATTTCTATCTTTTCTAAAGTAGCTGGTAAAATTTTTCCTTTTATATTAAAAAGTTTTCTTAATTTCTCCATTGCCTTTCCAATATCTCCAGTTATTTCATACATTGCTGTAATTAATAAATTTCCCAATGGATGACCGCCTATTGAACTCTCTTCTTTAAATCTATGTTGAAATACTTCTGCTATTAAAGGTTCTACATCACTTAAAGCAACCATAACATTTCTTAAATCTCCTGGAGCAGGAATATTAAATTCCCTCTTTAATATTCCACTACTTCCACCACTATCTGCAACAGTGACAATCGCTGTTATATCTACAGGAAAATGTTTTAATCCTTTTAACAATACAGACAATCCACTTCCACCACCTATTACCACAATATTTGGATTTTTCATATTCGTATACCCCTTCTAATTAAAATAACCTGGTTATTAAAATAATTATATCATTAAATCTCTTATTTTTTTATAAAATATGAGTGTACATCCATTTTCTTCTTGATTTTTTTTATTTAAAGTAGTATAGTAAGAACATAAAAATAAAATAAGTGTCATCTTAAACTAATTAGAAGACACAGAAGGAGATGGGAATGAGTAATTTTATTTATTTTTTTAAAGATGGGAATAAAAATCTTACTAATTTATTAGGAGGAAAAGGAGCAAATCTTTGCGAAATGAAAAACCTTAATCTGCCTATACCCAATGGTTTCATCGTTACAACTGAGGCTTGTAACCAATTTTTAGATAATGAAGACAATTTTTTCGAAATCTTAAAACCTCAAATTAAGAGTGCACTAGTTAATTTAGAAAAAATAACAAATAAGAAATTTGGTGGAAATAATCCTCTTCTTGTTTCTGTTAGATCAGGTGCTCCTGTTTCTATGCCTGGTATGATGGATACTATTTTAAATGTAGGTTTCAACGATGATGTTTTAAAAAAAATTATTACTATTACAAAAAATCAAAACTTTGCCTATGATTTATATTTTAAATTCATTCAAATGTTTTCAGAAATTGTAATGAATATTCCTAGAAAAGAATTTGAAAAATTAGATAAAAAAGAATTCCAAAATCCTTCAGAAAAAATAACTGCATATAAAAATTTATATAAATCCTTAATTAAAAAAGAATTTCCAGATAATATTGAAGATCAAATATTTTTAGCTGTTAAATCAATTTTTAACTCTTGGAATAATGAAAGAGCTATTCTTTATAGAGACCTAAATAATATTGATTCATCCATGGGGACAGGAGTTGTTATTCAAGAAATGGTTTTTGGAAATTATAACAATCTTTCTGGAACCGGAGTAATGTTTACTAGAAATCCTTCAACTGGAGAAAATAAAATTTATGGTGAATATCTTTTAAAAGCTCAAGGAGAAGATATCGTTGCTGGAATTAGAACTCCTGAAGATATTTCGCACTTAGAAAAAGATATGCCAAAAATATATAAAGAGCTTATTACTATTGGAAAAAATTTAGAAAAACATTATAAAAATATGTTAGATATTGAATTTACAATTGAAAATAATAAACTTTATATTTTACAAGCTAGAGTTGGAAAAAGAACTTCAGAAGCTGATTTAAAAATTAATCTTGAATTAGCAGAAGAAAATCTTATAAGTAAAAAAGAAGCTATATTAAGAATTGATGTAAACTCTTTATATAAAATAATAAATGGTAAATTTAGTACAAAGGCTCTTGAAACAGCTAACTTAATTGGAACTGGCCTTTCTGGTTCAAATGGAGTTGCCTGTGGAAAAATTGTTTTAAATTCTAAAAATATTCCTGAAGAGGGAGATTATATTTTAGTTAGAGAAGAAACTTCTCCTGAAGATATTAAAGGAATGTATTTAGCTAAGGGTATTTTAACTGCTAAAGGTGGTAGAACTTCTCATGGAGCTGTTGTGGCTAGAGGAATGGGTAAATGTTGTGTTACTGGATGTGACGCTCTTACAATATCAGAAAAAGAAAAAACAATTAAAATTAATAATACTATTTTGAAAGAGGGAGATATAATTTCCTTAGATGGTCATAATGGAAATATTTATTTAGGAACTGTAGATATTGAGAAGAAAACTTTAAATGAAGATTTCTTTAAATTAATGACTTGGACTGAGGATTTCAATAATTTAAAAGTTCGTGTTAATGCTGATACTCCTGAAGATGCTAAAACTGGATGCTATTTCGGAGCTAAGGGAATAGGCCTTTGTAGAACAGAGCATATGTTCTTTAAAGAAAATAGAATTTGGAATATTAGAGAGATGATTTTAGCTAGAAATGAAGAGGAAAGAAATTTTGCTCTTGAAAAATTATCAATTACTCAAAGTAAAGATTTCTATGAAATTTTTAAAGTTATGAATGGGTTACCTGTTAACATTAGACTTCTTGATCCTCCTTTACATGAATTTTTACCTAAAACTCTTGAGGAAAAGGTATATTTAAGTAATAGAATGAATATAACTCTACTTGAAATTGAAAAAAGAATCGAATTATTAAAAGAACAAAATCCTATGTTAGGACATAGAGGATGTAGACTTGGAGTCACTTTCCCTGAAATATATGAAATGCAAATAAAATCAATTGGAATAGCATTAAACTTATGTAAAGAAAAAAATATTAAAGCTTCTGTTGAAATTATGATTCCTTTTGTTGGATTCTTAGAGGAACTTCAATATATTAAATCTATTATTACTAAAACTTTAAAAAATCACGATTACAAGATTGGAACTATGATTGAACTTCCAAGAGCCTGTGTTCTATCTGATAAAATAGCTAAAGAAGTTGATTTCTTCTCTTATGGTACCAATGATTTAACTCAAACTACTCTTGGTATTTCTAGAGATGATAGTGCTAAATTCCTTCATTCATATGAAGAAAAATTTATTTATAAAAATGATCCATTTAAAACTATCGATAAAGAAGGAGTAGGAGAACTTTTAAAAACAAGTATTAATCTTGGTAAAAGAGAAAATCCAACTATTAAATTAGGTATCTGTGGTGAACATGGAGGAGATCCTGAAAGTATTGACTTCTTCTCTACTTTAAATATTGAATATGTAAGTTGTTCTCCATTTAAAATTCCTTTAGCACTTTTAGCTTCAGCTCAAAGTGAAATTAAAAAAAATATAAAAAGAATTTAGGTAGTTTCTCCCTATAAAAATGATATAATATTTAAAATTTTTATAGGGGGATTTTTTTATGTATATTTTTGTTCTTCTATTTTTTTTAATAATTGATAATTCTTCTTTTGGTAAATATAGAAACGATATTTTATTTGAAAGTGATACTGAAGCTCCAATTATTGTTGCTCCAGATGAAAATGATGCATTTTTTGAAGAAATTATAACACCTAAAAAGACTAATATAGTAATTGATAATATAAATAAAAATAAATTGATTGAAAGTACTGAGGCTAATTATTCCTTAAAAAATATTTTAGAAAAAGAAATAGACAGAGCTATTGAAACAAAACCTAAAGATTTAATTAATAATTCCACTATTATTCCTTTGGAAAACACCGCAACTTCAAAAAGAATAAATACAGTTAAATTTTTAAATAATAATATTTTAGATACTATTTCTACCGCTACCTCTCAGGAAGATATTCGATATTTTGGTGGCTATGAAAATCTAAAAGTTTATAATACAGAAAATAATAATAATTATATTTCTACTGGATATTTTGCCATGGATAAAGCTATAGATTTTTCTAATAATTATCGTATTGGAGGATCTATTGGTGTTGCTTCAATGGATTTTAAAAATAGTAATAATTTTAAAGAGGATGGACATCTTTATTTAGGTTCTCTTTATGGTCTATATTCTAAAAGAGATTTAGTTTTTTTATCTTCTATAAATTTAGGAAAAGATTCTCTTGAAAATAAATACAATGAAAAAATATCTAGTGGTTCCCTTTATGGTTTTAATAATGAAATTCGAAAAAAATATTATGAAGGAAATTATTATTTAGGTCCTAGAGCTCGTTTTAATATGAATCTTTTAAAAGAAGAAAATGAAAATAATTTAGATAGTTCTTATACATCCTTTGAAGGAAGCATAGGTTTTTTTGCTGGACAAAATTCTTTAAAATTAATAAATAGTAATTTAGGTTGGGAAGTAGGAACTAATCTTTATAGTGAATTTGGGGATCCTGAAAATTCAACTTATTCTCAAACTAATTATGGGGATATTGGATTTAAATTATTTGGAAATATTTATTCTGTAGGAGTTTATGGAGAGTATAAACAAATACTTACTGAAACAAACTCTGATTGGGTTTCCTCTGCTGGAGTAAAATATATATTTTAAAAAATGGTGAGACTTTTTATCTCACCATTTTATTTGGGTTTATAATTTATAGGAGAACTCCTAAAATATTTATTTTCTTTTCTTACATATTTTTCTATTATCTTTAATTCCTCTGCAACTGCTGTAGAACCTCTTAAAACATCTGGAGAATTTATATCATCAAAACTAATATTTTCTTCTTCACCGAGAATATTATAATTTATCCATAAATATTTTTTTATTTTTTCTAAAGACGTTTTTTCTCTTAATAAGTTTAAAATATCTCTTTTAATATTAAGTTTATCTTTATTTAGTAAAATATCTTCCTTAATAATTTTAGCTTTTATCTCATCAATTTCATTGAGTAAATATTGTAATCCTTCCCAAACCTCTTTTATATTTTCTAAATTTTTATCTAATAAATCCTTTGTCCAAACATAAGCAATTATTTTTCTTTTCCAATCCCACCATTTTATTGGACTTTCTAAATCTTGAGAAGAAATTAAAAAATAGTTTTTTTTCAAAAGTAAACTTCCAAATACTCCAGGTGGATTTCCCAATCTTTTATTTTTCAATGTAGTCCTATTTATTCCACAGCTAGGACTTCCTTCCATGTAAATAAAAATATCTATATCTGCTAATTCTAAGGTCTTCATTGATACCAGAGCTCCATGTTTCATTTGAGCGCTTATATCTTTTCCTTGTCTATTTTTTATAATCGCTTTATCTTCCCAAAAGTCATTACCATTTCCCTTTGAAAGTTTAATAGGTAGCCTTAAAACTCCCATTCCACTCATAATTTCAGGACATACAGGAGTCCAAATAAACATATTTTTATCTCTTCCTATATTTTTTATTACATCCCATCCTTTACCATTATATCTCACCTTTGCTCCTGCTTGACATGCTGAAATTCCTATTCGAATTTTTCTATCTAAAATAATCTCTTTCATAGGCCCATCCTTTATACTTTGTTGTTAAGAATAGTACCTTTTTTTTCGAGTTTTCCTTTTATTTTATAGTTATTCTATTTTTACCTAATTTTTTAGATTCATATAAAGCTAAATCTGCTCTTTTATATAATGAATCTAAAGTTTCGTTTGGACTATTTTTCTCAACTACTCCAGCACTAACTGAAATTTTTAAGTCTTCTTTAGATAAATTTTCACAAGCATCTAATATATCAATAATTTTCTTTAAAAAAAATTTTTTCTTCTCTGGAGATAAAACTATAAATTCATCTCCTCCGAATCTTATTCCTTTATCCTTAGATGAAATATTTTTTTTAATTATCTTTCCAATTTCTTTTATAAAGCCATCTCCAATGTGATGTCCATAGGTATCATTTATTTTTTTTAGATTATCCAAATCAATAATTGCCATTGTAAAATCTTGCTTTTCTTTTTTTAATAAAAGTTTTTTCAATTCCTCTTCAAAGTAATTTCTATTATGTAATCCAGTTAAAAAATCTTTATATATTTTTTCCTTATATATCTTTTCTTTTTCTCTTTCTTTACTAATATCTCTTATTATAGAAAAAATTCCACTAGATTTATCAGGTAATTTTATTTTTCTTTTCATAATTCTAAAAAATTTCCCCTCATAAAATTCTTCTTTAAAATAACTCCCCTCTTTTAAAGCAATTTTTGAACTTTTCTCTAAATAATTTGCAGTTTTTTCTGATAAAATTTCAGAAGATTTTTTATTTAGATATCTATATTGTAATTCTTCATTTTGAAAAAATACAAAATCATCCATAGAATCTAAAACTTGTTTTAATCTATCACTTTCTATCTTTAATTTTTTTTCAAACTCTGCATCTTCAAACTCTAATAAAAGATATTCCTTTTCCTCACTTTTTATTTTTTGCCCTTTAATCTTAAAAGTTAATTTTTTATTATTTTCTTTTTCTAAAGTAAATAACGTTTGATCTATTTGGAAAGTTTTTTCATTTTCAAAAACTTCTGTTAATTTATTTCTCAAAGAACAATTTTTACATTCCTCTGTACTCCCACACTCTTCAATATTTCCTCTAGTATAAATACATTCTAGAACATTTCCACATATTTTATCTATATACTCTTCTGCTGTTTTAGTTTTCTTTAGAAGTTCTCTCATCATTTTATTCATATATTTAACTTTAAAATTTTTATCTATTAAAAAAATTCCTACAGATAAGCTATCTAGTATTAAATGATTGTTCATAGACTCTCCTTTTCCCCAATAAATTTCAGTCTATTATAACATAATTTTCCCATAAAAAAAGAGTTAGCTTTAAAGCTAACCCTTAATTATTAAAATGTATCATTTCTTCTATTGTACATATATTGTCCAAAAGAAATTTTCATTGTTTTTAAAGTTTCTAAATATTCTTCAAAAATTCCTCTTACAAACATTGGAATTTCAGTTAAAGGTAAAATCTTATTTGGAACTTCAACTGATAGAGCTTGTATTGAATTAGTTAATAGTCCACCTACATAAACTTGCATACAATCAACTATTGCTCCATCAATTCTTTTCTTAAGGCCAATGAATCCTATTGGAGCCACAGGAATTCCTGCACATGAGCTTGGACATCCTGAAATTCTAATATTTTTAGCCTCTCTAAATATTATATCTCTAACTTCTGGTTGTTCATTTGCTAATTTATCTAACTCTTCAGCTATTGTATCTGCAACACCCATTGAATTTTGAACTCCGATCATACATACATGAGCTCCTACACAGGCTCTTAACTGTCCTCTTATTGAAACTGTATCACTTACAATTTCTGGAATTTCTCTAGTTAAGAAATTAAAAGTATATCCTAAAGCTGAACTATGTACCATTGGAATTACTAAATTTTGATTTATAGTAGCTCTTATTTTACTAGCTCCTATATTTTCTAATAATTCATTTAATTTTTTTACTTTTGCTAAAGGTAAATCTCCATTTTTAACAAATAATGCTAAAGAAACCACATCTTTAAATTTAGTTTCTCTTACACATATTTTTTTCCACTCATCAAAAGCTTTTTTCTCATTAGCTTCTTCTTCAAATGTAACTAATCTATCTATTTTTTTCATATAATTAAGAGGTTTAATTTCTTCATTAACAACTTCACTTTTATCAAAGTAATCAAAATAAAGTTTTTTAAATTCTTCTATTCCCATAGATTCAACTAAAAATCTTAATCTTGCTTTCATTCTATTTTGTCTATCTCCATGATCATAAAATACATCTATCATAGTTTTTACAGACTTTAATAAATCTTCCTCTGGTAAGAAATCAAATAATGTATAACCTATTCTACTATTACGTCCCATTCCTCCACCAAAGTAAACTTTAAATCCTCTTTTACCATTTAATTCTCTTGCAACAAATCCCATATCTTGAACAGCCATTACAAATTCATCTTCAAGATTGTTTGCAAAGCCTATTTTTAATTTTCTACCAAATTGGAAAGCTTTGTCATAGAAGAAAATTTCATTTTCTATCATTCTTGCATATGGCATTACATCAAATGTATCATTTAAACTCATTCCAGTGTATGTAGATACTAAAATACTTCTAAAAGTATTTCCTCCTCCACCTCTGAAATACATTTCATGACCATTACATGCTTCAATTGTATCTTTAACTTTATCAAAAGGAACTTCATGTAATTGATAATTTTGTCTTGTAGATAAATGAATATATGGAATATTAATTTCTTCCATTATTTCAGTCAATGCTTTTAATTTTTTAGTTGAAAGTTCTCCACCTACAGCTTTTAGTCTAAGCATCATTTTTTTACCTTTTTGCTCATAAATTCCAAATTTAGATCCTTTTCCTTTTAATTCCATTGAAGTTATACCATTATTTGCATAATTTTCAATTCCATCTTGTAAATCTTGATATTCAACTTCAATATCTTTTAATTTTTCTTTGATTCTTTCCAACTTTTTTTACCTTCTTTCCTTTAAATTAACCATCTTACTCAATTAGTATACTCCTTTTTGAACTTTGAGTCAACTACAGAAATGATAAGATAGTTTCCTTTATGCTTTCATTATCTAATCCATATTCCTTTAAAATCTCTTCAGGACTTCCACT from Cetobacterium ceti harbors:
- a CDS encoding gluconeogenesis factor YvcK family protein, giving the protein MKNPNIVVIGGGSGLSVLLKGLKHFPVDITAIVTVADSGGSSGILKREFNIPAPGDLRNVMVALSDVEPLIAEVFQHRFKEESSIGGHPLGNLLITAMYEITGDIGKAMEKLRKLFNIKGKILPATLEKIEIIAEKENGKLRMGESNIPVPGEKIKRIFYAKDVKTPKENIDAIKKADMIIFSIGSLYTSIIPNLLSEDMQEALRNSKSKKIYVCNAMEQPGETEGYTVSDHILSINKHVGYHMIDKVIFDSRKMSADILERYLEEGSSPVVIDKNNLEKLKIDYCDEKIVRVDENKKIRHNPYKLGAVIYSQIDNLDDFYN
- the ppdK gene encoding pyruvate, phosphate dikinase, whose amino-acid sequence is MSNFIYFFKDGNKNLTNLLGGKGANLCEMKNLNLPIPNGFIVTTEACNQFLDNEDNFFEILKPQIKSALVNLEKITNKKFGGNNPLLVSVRSGAPVSMPGMMDTILNVGFNDDVLKKIITITKNQNFAYDLYFKFIQMFSEIVMNIPRKEFEKLDKKEFQNPSEKITAYKNLYKSLIKKEFPDNIEDQIFLAVKSIFNSWNNERAILYRDLNNIDSSMGTGVVIQEMVFGNYNNLSGTGVMFTRNPSTGENKIYGEYLLKAQGEDIVAGIRTPEDISHLEKDMPKIYKELITIGKNLEKHYKNMLDIEFTIENNKLYILQARVGKRTSEADLKINLELAEENLISKKEAILRIDVNSLYKIINGKFSTKALETANLIGTGLSGSNGVACGKIVLNSKNIPEEGDYILVREETSPEDIKGMYLAKGILTAKGGRTSHGAVVARGMGKCCVTGCDALTISEKEKTIKINNTILKEGDIISLDGHNGNIYLGTVDIEKKTLNEDFFKLMTWTEDFNNLKVRVNADTPEDAKTGCYFGAKGIGLCRTEHMFFKENRIWNIREMILARNEEERNFALEKLSITQSKDFYEIFKVMNGLPVNIRLLDPPLHEFLPKTLEEKVYLSNRMNITLLEIEKRIELLKEQNPMLGHRGCRLGVTFPEIYEMQIKSIGIALNLCKEKNIKASVEIMIPFVGFLEELQYIKSIITKTLKNHDYKIGTMIELPRACVLSDKIAKEVDFFSYGTNDLTQTTLGISRDDSAKFLHSYEEKFIYKNDPFKTIDKEGVGELLKTSINLGKRENPTIKLGICGEHGGDPESIDFFSTLNIEYVSCSPFKIPLALLASAQSEIKKNIKRI
- a CDS encoding autotransporter outer membrane beta-barrel domain-containing protein, whose product is MYIFVLLFFLIIDNSSFGKYRNDILFESDTEAPIIVAPDENDAFFEEIITPKKTNIVIDNINKNKLIESTEANYSLKNILEKEIDRAIETKPKDLINNSTIIPLENTATSKRINTVKFLNNNILDTISTATSQEDIRYFGGYENLKVYNTENNNNYISTGYFAMDKAIDFSNNYRIGGSIGVASMDFKNSNNFKEDGHLYLGSLYGLYSKRDLVFLSSINLGKDSLENKYNEKISSGSLYGFNNEIRKKYYEGNYYLGPRARFNMNLLKEENENNLDSSYTSFEGSIGFFAGQNSLKLINSNLGWEVGTNLYSEFGDPENSTYSQTNYGDIGFKLFGNIYSVGVYGEYKQILTETNSDWVSSAGVKYIF
- a CDS encoding DUF523 domain-containing protein — its product is MKEIILDRKIRIGISACQAGAKVRYNGKGWDVIKNIGRDKNMFIWTPVCPEIMSGMGVLRLPIKLSKGNGNDFWEDKAIIKNRQGKDISAQMKHGALVSMKTLELADIDIFIYMEGSPSCGINRTTLKNKRLGNPPGVFGSLLLKKNYFLISSQDLESPIKWWDWKRKIIAYVWTKDLLDKNLENIKEVWEGLQYLLNEIDEIKAKIIKEDILLNKDKLNIKRDILNLLREKTSLEKIKKYLWINYNILGEEENISFDDINSPDVLRGSTAVAEELKIIEKYVRKENKYFRSSPINYKPK
- a CDS encoding diguanylate cyclase domain-containing protein, with the protein product MNNHLILDSLSVGIFLIDKNFKVKYMNKMMRELLKKTKTAEEYIDKICGNVLECIYTRGNIEECGSTEECKNCSLRNKLTEVFENEKTFQIDQTLFTLEKENNKKLTFKIKGQKIKSEEKEYLLLEFEDAEFEKKLKIESDRLKQVLDSMDDFVFFQNEELQYRYLNKKSSEILSEKTANYLEKSSKIALKEGSYFKEEFYEGKFFRIMKRKIKLPDKSSGIFSIIRDISKEREKEKIYKEKIYKDFLTGLHNRNYFEEELKKLLLKKEKQDFTMAIIDLDNLKKINDTYGHHIGDGFIKEIGKIIKKNISSKDKGIRFGGDEFIVLSPEKKKFFLKKIIDILDACENLSKEDLKISVSAGVVEKNSPNETLDSLYKRADLALYESKKLGKNRITIK
- a CDS encoding nitrite/sulfite reductase; this translates as MERIKEKLKDIEVEYQDLQDGIENYANNGITSMELKGKGSKFGIYEQKGKKMMLRLKAVGGELSTKKLKALTEIMEEINIPYIHLSTRQNYQLHEVPFDKVKDTIEACNGHEMYFRGGGGNTFRSILVSTYTGMSLNDTFDVMPYARMIENEIFFYDKAFQFGRKLKIGFANNLEDEFVMAVQDMGFVARELNGKRGFKVYFGGGMGRNSRIGYTLFDFLPEEDLLKSVKTMIDVFYDHGDRQNRMKARLRFLVESMGIEEFKKLYFDYFDKSEVVNEEIKPLNYMKKIDRLVTFEEEANEKKAFDEWKKICVRETKFKDVVSLALFVKNGDLPLAKVKKLNELLENIGASKIRATINQNLVIPMVHSSALGYTFNFLTREIPEIVSDTVSIRGQLRACVGAHVCMIGVQNSMGVADTIAEELDKLANEQPEVRDIIFREAKNIRISGCPSSCAGIPVAPIGFIGLKKRIDGAIVDCMQVYVGGLLTNSIQALSVEVPNKILPLTEIPMFVRGIFEEYLETLKTMKISFGQYMYNRRNDTF